The Spinacia oleracea cultivar Varoflay chromosome 2, BTI_SOV_V1, whole genome shotgun sequence DNA segment TTCCTCCCAccgatcatcatcatcatcttcttctagCAGTCACCAATATTCAAAGAATACGGATATGAATGGTTTGGTTGCAGAGTTTTCTATAGAAGCCTTGGATGATCCAAAAGCAGTTGAGCTACTTGAGAACACGAGGATGAAGTTGGGAGGATCAAATCCTTGTTGGTTTTACGCGTATAAGAACTTGTTTTCTTCGTGCTCTGAGATTTTTGCTGCAGAGGAAAAGAGAAGTAGGCTCGCTTGGCTTCTGAGTGATTGTTTCCAAAGAGATTCTGGGGGGGATCCTTTTCCTTCTTGCAATGTGGAAAGTAGAGTTATTCGAAGGACAGGGGTTGATGAAGGAGAGAATGGAAGAAAGTATTTCAAGAGTAGAAGCATCTTACAGTCATCTTAGACAAGAAATCGATGTTTTGCAGAAGAAGGCAACTGAAGTTGAAAAGGAGGTTACTGGACTTGGAGAGGAATTGTCTTCAAAGTTGAAAAATCTTCAAGGTAAAGCTGATGATATTGCTGATATGGTTGGTGTTTCAATACAGAAGCAGCAGCAACTTCTTGCAAGCGAATCTGAGGCGCTTCTGGGTATTCAGTCCCTCACTGATTTTCAATCTAAAGCTCTTCAAGAGAGCAGGTAACTATCAAGCAGCAATATACTGATACACCACACTAACATTTGTGTGGATTAAGTCCAATATTTATTATCTTGCTAAAACTTGATTGCTGGTTCTTTTTTCCAGGGTTACTTTACAGCAGATAGTAGGATTTGCACAAGGGCAACACCAAGAACTAAAGCAACAGCAGGAACATCTACTGAAGGCTCACAACCTTTTGGCTATCAATTCCTCTTATTTATCAATCTTGTACGAGGGTAGATAATTCTCGCAGCTATTGTTATATTTTTTTAGCGTGCTTAGGATATTGTCATCAGGAACATAGTTTGGTATTGACTATTTGCTATACAAATAAGTCATTAGAACCTTATTGAATTATTTTAAGTTGGTCATTTCCTTTCATCAATCATATTTCGATCTTTTGTAGgaaattcatgtttaatattgacCTTTAAATAATCTTTTTTCctattaaatttttttagaTAATGCTTACGTGGAACAATGCCAATAATGGATTGAGTACCGGGATGGTCCTGTAATCTTTTCTTCGGAATTGATCAATGATTATCTTTGACTATGACTGTTCTTTGGACATGTGGTGCCTTGACTGCATGTTTGCTGGAATGGTGAGTAGTAGCTCTCATTTATCCTTCCTAAATTGTATCTTTGACGTTAGTTACTCAGTATGACTACATATTTTCAAAGTACTCCTTTTCTTTGCTGTTGAGAAATTGAGTCTTGTCTTTGGAATAATCTTGCATTTGTAAGTGGGGGTAAGCTGTATGTGCTACTATATTAGTGATTTCTCGCGTCTGGCTTGTTATATGAATTTTAATACACTATATAAGAATCGTGAATAACATCACCATCCTTTACCAGATTCTCAAGGGGATTGTACTGCAGATACTATGTCTGTGAGGAAAAGGTAACCATTATGTTCCCTTAACATTCTTGTCTTTATTAGTATCTCAGTTTGCCTTCAATCACTTCTGAAGGCTCTGGTGAGTACTCTCCGGCGAACCTTAGTTATTGGCAAGACCTCCTTAGTCGCCGGCAAGCCATACAGTCTCCCTGCCAATTGGTATAAGCCGGTAAAAAGCTATTCGAAATTGGTCTAAGATGGTCTTGTCAGGAGCTTTGATAGAACGCCTCAGTCCTGCAATTTTGGATCTGGAAGAAATACCGAGGTTTTTTAAAATTGTAAGacatgattaattgttgttgtaCTGTTGTTATTCTTTCTCATTATGTTGACTATGAATTTTTAACACAGTTTTCGGTTTACATGCATCTTCTATAACTCTATACATGCTATGAGGCGGTGAGCTTTTGTGTGACGGAGTTGTATtcgctttttttttaatatagagaTAAGGGAATCAAATAGATTAATGTGAATGcataattgaaatatattacTGTGTATTATTTAACatcttgaagaaaaaaaaaggaataaagCTATCTCTTACTCTGATTTTCTGTTTCAGCTTGGCACCCAAAATCCAAACCGATTCAAGTGTGTTCCACAAGGAGGAAATAAAACATTGTTAGGTGAACCAAAGCCTCCTCTATGCAGAGATCTTGACGCTTGCTAAGGTGGAATCTGTAGGATGAATGCTTCAAATAACGTGATGTAATCTGTGAAACTGAAGCGTTTTGTCTTTCTATTTCGATTATGATATTTCTCCATGGCATCTTGACAAACCATGGCAGGATTTCTACCTTCTAAATGGCCTCAGGTGTGTATAACAATACTACGTTCTCAAATATCATTCATTTACTTTTCCTCACCTTTTTTATACTTGCGGTTATCTATCGATGTCATTGCTTGTTACGAAACTTTTCTCTTATATTTTTTATCAACAAAATCAGAAATTTCCGAGATTTATTATGTATATCTCAAATCAAAACCAAATTTGAGGTTCAGATATTTCTTATTTATCAAATTAATCAGTTTTTTCACGAATTTGAGGGAAAAGTAGGCACATTTCAGACACGGGTGTTAGTTCAAATCCAGTAATTAGCTACCTTTTGCACGGTGCCTATAAATCTTCTTTGCATCACGATTGGAgggaattttattttatctgTAATTCCccttcaaaattaaattagttaggtttcactttttaaattttttgctaTTGAAATCTCAAATGTATTTTTGTCAATTGCTATGAATTTACCAGATTACTAAATTATTTCTTTAACGACTCCACCACTTGTCTTGGTATGTGTTGTTTGCTCATATCACGGAGCAGGGTAATTCACTAACACAGTGACGAGTCAGGTTTTCAAGTTTGGCAAAAATGATGGTAAAGTGGGTGGGATTCTTGTAGATACACATAGTTACATTCTATAACCAGTATCTAGAAACGCCAAGTACTTAAAAGTGTTGTCATATTATTCTTCTGTTATGACAACCTTTGCAAAAGGCAGCAGTGAGTTTGGATGTTGTGACATTGTGTTTATTGAAAGTACATTTTTTGACTTCAGAATCCATTTGTTGCGCGATGATTTGAATGGTGCCAAAGACCTTACTAATGCCACACTGAAAGATGGTTACAGAGATATGATGAAGTTGGCAGAAAATGGTGCGGCTTTTAATCAGCTTCTGAAGTATGCACACTTTTGCCCAATTTTCTCAGTTAAATCTGATCCTAGGTCCTGGTGGAAATACTACAAGGCTGTATCAGATCAAATGAAGAAGGCTAGGTTTGGGATCTTCatacctttttcttttctttttcggcTTGTTTCTCTTTGCTTCAGTAGCAATTTCACTTTCGGCATTCTGCTACTTCCTGTCTTGGATCTTTCATCTCTCTGGTTTTGTAGCATACACCATTTTCTTTACCTGTCATATTCTATTTTCATTTAGAGCATGTTAATTCATAATTACATGGGGATTGAAGTAAGGATTTTGTTTATAACTTTTGAGGTAAACTTTGCTTTGTGTTGGCCCAGAAATGAGCATTAAGAGTATTTGTGCTATTTTCTAGCATGGGGGATGAGAATTTCTCTCTTCAATTCTCACCTGACCGAGTGTGCAATTCAGCGACCAACCTAAATAGTACCTAACCTACTAGCTCAACTGGTAGAGCATTATGCAAATGCGTAAAGATGTGGGTTCAAATCCTACGTAGGTTGATCATTcgaattttttataatttaagaATTAAGATTTCATTGGATGTCAACGCTCTTTGTTTGGTTATAAACAATGTGTTATAAATAGTACAAGACGTAATAGTTGTGTAGAAGAGTAAATGTTATAGCACGAGGCCACATGTAATCCATTTTGTATTATCAATTACGTGCAAATTGAACTTTAGCATTGTTTTTCTACCATTTACCAAAAATTTGTAAATGCCGTCGTTTACGTAATATTtatacaaaataattttttataccttgggggatcatgcgcacgatccaacaactagttaattaaaaagaggagaaagtaaaaagtaaagaaaaaaaagagtaaaacaaaagaaaacccaACCAAAAAGCCCACCGTAGCTTTTTttttactagttgttggaccgtgcgcGCTAAGATATACAAAATTGTTTTGGAAAAATGTTACGTAAAGACTGAAACTTACAAAATATGGTAAATACAGGAAAATGATCAATGTTAAGAATGATATGAAAGTTGAATTTGAATGCAATAGATAATACGAAACTATAAATACGTTTACAACATAATTTCAATTGATAGTTCGGAGGCACCAATAGCAAGCTAAATAGTGTATGTGTATTTCTTAAAAACAGAATTACTAATTTAAAAATCAAGTGGTGTACTAACTTAATAACTGGAGAAATTTGTGCTtggcttaatgttttaattagtaTTTGGGTGGTAAAATGGGCATACCATTTTGGACCAAAATCTTAATACACACTTAAACCCAATATCACTCATAAGGCCTCAAAAGCCCAATAAGGCACTATATACATATATCCCAATGAGGCAAGGTAATAAGGGGTCATTCTCTAACCTTAGAGAAGTGACCCTACTTTCTCTCCTCCAAATACTCTTAATTTACACATCAATTGTAGTACGTGGCCGGAACTCAAAGGACTCATaccatcgtttcaaccccgaAACAATTTGGCGCAGTCTGTAAGGTTAGGTTACCTCACTCTTAACATCGGTAAGACAAGTAACAACCTGCCAAACTTTGTCTACATGTCCATTGAAAAGGTTTTCAATTGTTTTATCTTTTTCATTTGTAACCTCCTAATTAGGAAGACCATGATTTTAAGTTAAATTATACACACACGTAACAGGTCTTATTGAAGGAGGTCCAGATTTACCATTGTACTGATGCCTTTACGACCAACGTACTCACTGCTAGGAAATAATACCTTAAATTTACAAGCACGATAAAATGAGATTCAGTTACAAGGAAATAGACTCTTGTAAAAAGCTCATGTTACACCCAATAGATGCAAGAACAAAAAATATTGACTCCCACATTCCCACATTCAGCACATGAAGTAGCTAGGCAGCTAGCTAAGAATTCGCTAAATATTTTTTCCAATGCGCCCAAGTACCCAACATTTGGCTAAAATATTTTTATGATCCAAAATCTTTCACTAAAAAGGAACTTCGGGCGTCAAAAGTTAAAAGGATAACATTTTTACTAACTGCATATCTCAAATTCAGACAAGAGGTCACATATAAGAGAGTATGCCCACAACAGATTCTTCTTACTCATATCGAAATGAAAATCACTTAATCAAAGATACAGTTAAAATCTATGACAAAAAATGTAGAGCCATCATTTGCTTCAGTTGTAACATGCCCGATTATTGCAGAAGATTTAA contains these protein-coding regions:
- the LOC110798740 gene encoding protein GAMETE EXPRESSED 1; translation: MWKVELFEGQGLMKERMEESISRVEASYSHLRQEIDVLQKKATEVEKEVTGLGEELSSKLKNLQGKADDIADMVGVSIQKQQQLLASESEALLGIQSLTDFQSKALQESRVTLQQIVGFAQGQHQELKQQQEHLLKAHNLLAINSSYLSILYEGR